A portion of the Streptomyces sp. NBC_00376 genome contains these proteins:
- a CDS encoding DEAD/DEAH box helicase, translated as MTLKELFPHQVEAVDAVLRGLQTPASGHLPAEGLRTQVIAATGSGKTLIAVAAAEKLGARHVLVLVPTLDLLTQTAAAWREGGRTGAMVGVCSLRADDSDGVPCTTDPGELVSWVRGLERVTVFATYAAVGLGILQNAHTVGLGAWDLMVVDEAHRTSGYAGKPWAAVHDQVRIPATRRLYMTATARIWEAPEHAQGGESGEPRLIASMDPGSRVFGPVAYKLTLSQAVSRGLVAPYQVVCVDISDPEFHQLREEAGYGSDAARGARLAALQTGLVTAAAEENLRKVLTFHSRVSEAEAMATGVVDAARKLWEDDPRRYPEPERVWADWLYGEHSPAHRRAVLEEFASDTIENQGQAQGQAQLVEGGVEGRSRDGRGGGHGRSGQRSGKRPVPAALRVLSSVKVLGEGVDTANCDSVAFCDARGSMIDIVQMVGRALRIKPGQGKIASLIVPVFLAPGETPDEMLTSDAYGALAKVLSALRAHDTETIEHLADPRVRSGSWLPEGAEVGEAVAEREVSEGERGPSTPAQELLKFSTPRDPALLARFVKLRVIEPENTFWRRGIQACVRYVKETGAGQLRVPYDYVTPDDWVPAGFPLGTWLADQRKSHKVGRLDAGRVEQLDGLGMVWSHQDVAFEEGLTAARAWAAVHGHLLPPVTAVWDGYPVGTWTKNQRFAARTADTNAERREAGLAVESSAGASTEARRAALDEIDPGWCPVWDTGWQRCFRLIQNLLQDGGALPVTADKVIVQGEDLGRWVTAQRHGWEQLLPAQQWLLENVLGIEPAEETERPVKRTQDTMWALNLAAARQYHAREGHLRVPRKHVEHLEGAAEGTTGPASRQAGAGEPVTVRLGTWLDNVRKRAHKLTEQRHADLDQLGMRW; from the coding sequence GTGACGCTGAAGGAGTTGTTTCCGCATCAGGTGGAGGCGGTCGACGCGGTTCTGAGGGGCTTGCAGACGCCTGCGAGCGGGCACCTGCCGGCCGAGGGGCTGCGGACCCAGGTGATCGCCGCGACCGGCTCCGGGAAGACCCTGATCGCCGTCGCGGCCGCCGAGAAACTCGGCGCGCGGCATGTCCTGGTCCTGGTGCCGACACTGGATCTGCTGACCCAGACCGCGGCCGCATGGCGGGAAGGAGGCCGTACAGGGGCAATGGTCGGGGTCTGCTCTCTCCGGGCCGACGACTCCGACGGTGTGCCGTGCACGACCGACCCTGGCGAACTCGTCTCCTGGGTAAGGGGGCTGGAGCGGGTCACGGTGTTCGCCACGTACGCCGCCGTCGGACTCGGCATCCTCCAGAACGCCCATACAGTCGGCCTTGGTGCGTGGGACCTGATGGTCGTCGACGAGGCGCACCGCACCAGTGGGTACGCGGGTAAGCCGTGGGCCGCGGTGCACGACCAGGTGCGGATCCCGGCGACCCGCCGTTTGTACATGACCGCCACGGCCCGGATCTGGGAAGCGCCCGAGCATGCTCAGGGTGGTGAGTCGGGTGAGCCGCGGTTGATCGCGAGCATGGATCCGGGGTCGCGGGTGTTCGGGCCGGTGGCGTACAAACTGACGCTCTCACAAGCTGTGAGCCGGGGCCTGGTGGCCCCGTACCAGGTGGTGTGCGTCGACATCTCCGACCCTGAGTTCCATCAGCTGCGCGAGGAAGCCGGGTACGGGTCGGACGCCGCACGCGGGGCACGGCTCGCGGCGCTGCAGACCGGGCTCGTGACCGCGGCCGCCGAGGAGAACCTGCGGAAGGTGTTGACGTTCCACAGCCGGGTCAGTGAAGCCGAAGCCATGGCCACCGGTGTGGTGGATGCGGCCCGGAAGCTGTGGGAAGACGATCCGCGACGCTATCCGGAGCCGGAGCGGGTATGGGCCGACTGGCTGTATGGCGAACACTCGCCCGCCCACCGGCGGGCTGTGCTGGAGGAGTTCGCCTCCGACACCATCGAGAACCAGGGTCAGGCGCAGGGTCAGGCGCAACTGGTCGAGGGTGGCGTCGAGGGGCGCAGCAGGGATGGCAGGGGCGGCGGGCACGGCAGGAGTGGGCAGCGGTCGGGGAAAAGGCCGGTGCCGGCGGCGTTGCGGGTGCTGAGCTCGGTGAAGGTGCTGGGCGAGGGTGTCGATACGGCGAATTGTGATTCCGTCGCTTTCTGTGATGCGCGGGGGTCGATGATCGATATCGTGCAAATGGTCGGACGTGCCCTGAGAATCAAGCCTGGTCAAGGGAAAATTGCTTCTCTGATTGTTCCGGTATTCCTCGCTCCGGGTGAAACACCGGACGAAATGCTGACCTCGGATGCCTATGGAGCCCTGGCGAAGGTTCTCTCAGCGCTGCGGGCGCACGACACCGAAACGATCGAGCACCTGGCGGATCCTCGTGTCCGGAGTGGGAGTTGGCTCCCGGAGGGTGCCGAGGTAGGCGAGGCGGTAGCTGAGCGGGAAGTGTCGGAGGGTGAGCGGGGACCGAGCACGCCTGCGCAGGAGCTGCTGAAGTTCAGCACGCCCCGGGATCCTGCGTTGCTGGCGCGGTTCGTGAAGCTGCGGGTGATCGAGCCGGAGAACACGTTCTGGCGGCGTGGTATCCAGGCATGCGTTCGGTATGTGAAGGAGACCGGGGCAGGGCAGTTGCGGGTGCCGTACGACTACGTCACCCCTGATGACTGGGTGCCGGCCGGGTTCCCGCTGGGGACCTGGCTCGCCGACCAGCGGAAATCCCACAAAGTGGGGCGTCTGGATGCGGGGCGGGTGGAACAGCTCGATGGGCTGGGGATGGTGTGGTCCCATCAGGACGTTGCGTTCGAGGAAGGCCTCACAGCCGCCCGCGCCTGGGCGGCCGTGCACGGTCACCTGTTGCCGCCCGTCACCGCGGTCTGGGACGGATACCCGGTCGGGACCTGGACCAAGAACCAGCGATTCGCCGCCCGGACCGCGGACACGAACGCGGAACGCCGTGAGGCCGGCCTGGCTGTCGAGAGCAGTGCGGGTGCGTCGACCGAGGCACGGCGCGCAGCGCTGGACGAGATCGACCCGGGATGGTGCCCGGTATGGGACACCGGGTGGCAGCGGTGCTTCCGGCTCATCCAGAACCTCCTCCAGGACGGCGGGGCCCTGCCGGTGACGGCCGACAAAGTGATCGTGCAAGGAGAAGACCTCGGAAGGTGGGTCACCGCGCAGCGGCACGGGTGGGAACAGCTCCTGCCCGCACAGCAATGGCTCCTGGAAAACGTCCTCGGAATCGAACCCGCCGAAGAGACAGAACGGCCGGTGAAACGGACGCAGGACACCATGTGGGCCCTCAACCTCGCAGCGGCACGGCAGTACCACGCCCGGGAAGGACACCTACGCGTACCCCGCAAACACGTCGAACACCTGGAAGGAGCAGCAGAGGGGACGACGGGCCCAGCAAGCCGTCAAGCAGGCGCTGGAGAGCCTGTGACCGTACGGCTGGGCACCTGGCTCGACAACGTCCGCA